CGGTCCACGTTCCGTACGGACGTGCCTCGACCACGGTCAGCGCGTCCCGGAATTCCTTTCGGCCGTGCCAGGTCCCGTCGAAACGCAGCCAGTGATGCCTGCTGAAGATCAACGTGGCGCCCGCGGCCCGGATCAGCTCCCGCACCGAGTCCGCGGCATCGTCTGCGGCACAACGGGACAACAGTCCGGTGACGTCATCCAGCGCCGACGTGCTCGTCGGTATGGTCTCGATCGACACGATCGGCTCCAATCAGAGGTACGCGGTGCGTACGGGAATTGCTGGGGAGCACTGCGCCGAAACTATCACCGAATTTTCACTGACGCGATAACCCGAAAGTCACATCGAGTATGTGACCGATGACTCGGCGAATACCGCGCCGTCGTACGAATGACGTTACCCGGCGCGCGTTTTCGAATATCGAATCGCGGTAAGTGTGCCGAACGGAGCATTGACAGCGCCTGCGGAATTCCCGTTTGGTGGACAGGGAGCACGAACTGGCCGAGAAACTCTGGCACGAGGAGCCCTGGGAACAATGCGAGTGTGGATCGAACGCGCGCTCTGCCAAGGTGCGGAGCTGTGCTGCGAACATGCCGCGGCGGTGTTCGCGACGGACGACGAATATGTGGCGTACGTGAAGGCGGACGTCGGCGCCGACTGCGCGCACAAGGCGCTGCTCGTGCCCGGCGAACACGAGGAACAGGTGCGCCGCGCCGAGGCAGAATGCCCGTCACGCTGCATCAACATCATCGACTGACCGGGCGCCGGCCGAGGACAGACCATGACAACGCACGCCAAGGTCACCGTCATAGACTCCATTCGGGCGATCGATGACCTGATCCATCAGCGCGACGATGCTTTCACGCTCGCCGGGGCCGAGCTCAATGAACTCCGCGACGAATTGATGCGCGCCGCGGTCCGCCACCATTGGCAGCACTGCGCGTCCTACCGGCGCTATGCCGAAGCCAACGAATGGTCGCTTTCCCGGCTGGACCTGCCCGGTTTCATCGAATCGTTGCCGCTGATACCGGCCTCGGTGTTCAAGCGTCACGACGTTTCGAGCTGTGCGCCCGAAAAGGTGGTGCAGGTCTGCACCAGCAGCGGTACCCGGGGTACGAAAAGCCGGATATATCGCGACGGAACCACCCTGGAACGTTTTGTCGGCAGCATCGATCAGGGCAGCCGGCTCGCGCTACCGAATCCCGACATCGAACGGCAGCTGTTCGTACTGGGGCCGGACACCGGCGAGGCCGGCGATCTCTGGTTCTCCTACGTACTGAGCATCGTGGATCTGCTGCATCCCACCCGATTCTTCGTCACCGCGGGCATTTTCCGGATCGACGAGGTGATCGACGCGTTGCTCGACGAGTCGGTCGAGCGGCCGGTGGTGATCGGACCACCGGTCCTGGTGCGGGATCTCGCAACAGCGCTGCGCGAACGCGGCATCGATCCCGGCCTCGGTGCGCGCAATGGTCTCGTCATCACCGCGGGCGGCTGGAAGCGCGCGAACGCGACGGCGATGTCCCGGCGGGACTTCGAGGAATTCGTCACGGCCGCTTTCGGTTTGGCCGGCGACGCGCCGATCCGCGACTGCTACAACGCGGTCGAGCTGAACACCGTGCTGTTCGAATGCCGGTTCCGGGCCAAACACGTGCCCGCATGGCTGCATACGAGTGCGCGGGATCCGGCGACAATGCGGCCGCTGCCGCCTGGCGAGGTGGGCGTGCTCGCGTTCTGCGACGCCTCCCCCACCAGCTATCCGGGATTCGTGGCGACCGATGATCTGGGCTCGGTGTCGCGCGAGGGAAGTTGCCCGTGCGGCAACGACTCCGCGGTGCTCACCGTGGTGCGCCGCATCGCGACGGCCGAAACTCGCGGCTGCGCCCTACGACTCGACGCCGAGGTCATCCGATGACGACTGCACCAGTAGGACAACGCCGTTCGACCACTCCGGTGACCGTCCGGTCGGAGCGGTTCGAACTGCCCACGCCCCGCGGCATGTTGCGTGGCCTGCGCCAATACCAGCCCGACAACCACGATCCGGTCGGCCGCGTCATCGTGGCGCCGCCGTTCGGCACGGTGATGCGGCGCGGCCGTGGCATCGCCCTCTACTTTCTCCTCAACGGGTTCGACGTCATTCGCTACGACCCCACCAATCATGTGGGCGAAAGCGACGGAACTATCCGGGAATTGACCCCCGATGCCCTCGCCGCGGATCTGGCGCTGGTGCACGACTGGGTCGCGACCTCCGGCCCGCGCCGCGGGCCCGCCGCCCTGTTCACCGCGAGTATCGCCTCGCGCATCGCATTCGCGACGGCCGCGCGGTCGGGTCGGCGTCCGGTCGCGATCGGCGCCATCTCCGCTGTGGTCGACATGCAGGCCACCATCGCGGCGGCCAACGACCAGGACTTCATCGGGCAGTGGCTGCGCGGCGAGCAGACCGATCCCGACCGCACCGCGCTCGTCCTCGACCACGAGGTGAAATGGCGGTTCGTGCAGCGGTTGGTCGAATTGGGCTGGCACACCACCGAGTCCACCCGCGTCGATATCCGATCGATCGGGTCTGTGCCGATTCTGGCGGTCCAGGGCAGCCGCGACTCCTGGGTCGATCTGCGCGCCGTGGCGGATGCCTTCCGCGACCACGCGTCGGCCGACATCGTCGTGCTGTCCGATGCCACGCACGAACTCAACACCGCGAGTGCCCGCACGGCGCTCGCCGAACTGGTTCGCTTCTTCCGGCCCGCGCCCGCGACCGGCGATCCCGTCCTCGCCCCGACCTTCGCGCACGTCGTCGCGCAGAACAAGGGCGAGCGACAGATCGACCGGTCGCAGCCGGACGGTTTCGCCGTGGAAGTCACCCATTGCGCACCGTTCGACTACGACTTGGGCCCGGGTGCCTCTTCGGCCCCCACCACGTGATCGGCCGCGCCGGTACCGTCGTGGGTTGCCGCGGCGCCGTTGTCCGACGTCGCCGCAGCATGATTCGACGCCGTGGCGAGCAGCGGCGGACGCGGCGTTCGCGGGAACGCGTAGTCCAGCCACATGCCGGCCAGCGAGGACGTCACAATGGAGAGCACCACGATGCTGGTGAAGAATTCCTCGTTGATGAGACCCGCGGACAAGGTGACGGTGGCCAGCACGATTCCCGGGCCACCACGTGCGTTCAGCGCGACGGCGAAATTCTTGGCGTGCCGGTTCGATTCGCCCACCGCGCGCGCGGCGGCCCAGATGCTGAGCCCCTTGACCGCGGTTGCCGTCAGCAAGAAGGCGGCGAAGAACACGAGGTCGAAATTGCGTGCCAGATCGAGTTGCATGCCCACCCCGGCGAAGTAGATCGGGATGAAGAACGCCAGCGAGAAGTCCTTGATCGTATCCCATGCGCCTGCGCCCGGCGTCGACTCTCCGTCTTGATTACTTTGCGGCGCAATGACATCGGAGGAAGCGATGCCGGCCAGCAGTGCGCCGAAGATGGCGTTGATCCCGAGGAATACACACGAAAGGACCAGCGCGAGTGCGAATACCAGCCGGAACGCGATCGGGTTCGCCTTCTCCATCAGATTCGCCTTGCTCGCGGCCAGCCGGTTGAACAACCACTTGCCGGCCAGCAGCAGCGCCGTGATGAAGACCAGGCTGACGATCACCTGATACGCCATCGCACCCGTACCGTGTAGCTGCAGCAGTGAGCCGAGCCCGAACGTCTTCTGGTCGCCCTGGACCAGGCTGAACGTCACGGCGAGCGCCACATACAGCACGACGTCCTCGAGCAGCGCCACCGCCAGGACGACCCGGGCGAAGCTGGTGTTGAGCAACCCGAGGTCGAGCATTATTCGCGAAATGACCGGAATGCTGGTGACCGCGAAGGCGATTCCGAAGATGAGGGCGAAGGTGGCGTCGGTCCCGTGCGGGCCGGAGTAGTCGGCGTGGTCGAGCGCGAGGGCCACCCCGACCCCGAGCACCATCGGAATCACCAGCCCGGCCGCGGCCAGCGCCGCCACGGTGCGCTGCTTGCCCGGATTGCGATAGGTCATGACCTCTCGCCCGGCCAGGAACATCAGCAGCAGCAGTCCGAACTCATTGAGCATCTGGATTCCGGCGTGGACGACGCCGTCGGCGGGGAACAGTTGGCTCGCCACACCCGGCGCCACCTGCCCGAACACCGTGGGCCCGAGGAACAGTCCACCGAGGATCTCTCCGATCACCGGCGGCTGGCGCAGTTTCGCACAGATCTGCGCACCGAGATGGGCGGCGACGAGGATGATGATCAGTGCGATGAACAGACTGGCGAAATCGCCACGGGACAGCGACATTTGACCCTCCTTGCAGGCCGATGCCGGCGGCCTGCCGGAACTCGCCCGGCCGGCCGCCGACAGTGCTGGATCAGCCCACCTTGACCTGCACGCTGATACCGGCCTTGAGGTTGTAGGGATAGGCCAGACTCGCCGCGTTGCGCGCCAACGCCAGATAGCCGCGGCTCGACAGATACGCGACCGCCGCCCCGATTTCCCCCGCATCGGCGAAAGTCGGGCTCAGCGGCAACTCGAACGGCAGCACGCCGTCGAGGGTGATCCGCAGTTTGGTGCCGTACCCGACGCCGAGCTTCTCCAGATCGGTGCGATGAATGTTGGTCCACACGTTGCCGAACGGATGATCGATGTTGGTCACGTACCCGACGAGGTCGTGGTCGGCGACCAGTTCGGGATCCTTCCGTTCGAATCGGACGATCTCGTCGTCGGCGAGGCGCCGCCCGACCTTCTCCAGCGGGAAGCCCGCGGCGAGATGCGCCGACGGCAGCGCGACCATCTCACGGCTGTAGAAGGTCGGCTCCGGCTGCTCCGGAATGACTTCGGGCGAAGACACCTCGTAGGCTTCCAGATACCCGTGCTCCTTGATGACCGTGGTGAGCAGGCCGTTGTTCGGTGCGATGTAGATGTAGGAACCTTCCTTTCGTTCGAAACCCGCACCCGAGCCGGCCCACTGCCCGCGGGCGCCGCCCTTGGAGGCATGCGCGATCCGCAACGCGACCGACCGCGCAGTGGTGCCGGTCGCCGGGTATGTCGTGGTCGCGAACACCGTCCCCTCGGGGAACAGCCGCGGCAGATCGACGATGTACCGTGCACCCTCCTCCACGTCCCACGGCTGCATGGTGTGGCAGATGTCCACGATCGTGACATCCGGGCATACGCTGAGCATCAGCCCCTTGCACTGTGCCACCGAGTCGTCGGTGATGCCGAGGTCGCTCATGAAAGCGATGATTGGACGGCGACCATTTGTTGTTGTCACTGACCCGCTCCTTCTGAATTACTGTGCGGTGAATTCCGCCACCTCCACGGGCGGAAATCTCGATGCCCGGTAGCCGCCCGGGCGGGCGTCAGTAGCGGTACTGCTCCGATTTGTACGGGCCTTCGATCGGAATATCGAGATAGTCCGACTGCCGCGGTGTCAATGTCGAGAGCCGGGCGCCTAGAGCGGGCAGATGCAAACGCGCGACCATTTCGTCCAGTCGCTTCGGCAGCGTGTACACGCCCACCGGGTATTGCGCCGACTTGGTGAACAGTTCGATCTGCGCGAGCACCTGATTCGCGAAACTGTTGCTCATGACGAACGACGGGTGGCCGGTGGCGTTACCGAGATTGAGCAGCCTGCCCTCCGACAGGACGAGCACGGCATGACCGTCCGGGAAGACCCACTTGTCGACCTGTGGCTTGATGTTCTCCTTACGGACACCCGCGATCCGAGCCAGGCCCGCCATATCTATCTCATTGTCGAAGTGGCCGATATTGCCGACGATCGCCTGATGCTTCATGGCCGAGAGATGGCCGGCCGTGATCACGTCCACATTCCCGGTGGCGGTGACGAAGATGTCGGCGAACCCGACCACATCGTCGAGCGTGGCCACCTGGAAGCCGTCCATCACGGCCTGCAGGGCGCAGATCGGGTCGATCTCCACCACCACGACGCGGGCGCCCTGCCCGTGCAGCGCCTCTGCGCAACCCTTGCCCACGTCCCCGTAACCGCAGACGACAGCGACCTTTCCGCCGATCAGCACGTCCGTCCCCCGATTGATGCCGTCTATCAGCGAGTGCCTGATGCCGTACCGGTTGTCGAACTTCGACTTGGTGACGGAATCGTTGACGTTGACCGCGGGGAACAGCAGCGCACCGCTGTTGGCCATCTGATAAAGCCGGTGGACACCTGTCGTGGTCTCCTCGGTGACACCGCGAATGCCCGCGGCCAAGTCGGTCCACTTGCGCGGGTGGGCAGCCAGCGAGGCCCGGAGCAACGCGTCGATCACCTCGTCGTCGGCCGACCGCTCGGCGCCGGGATCCGGTACGGCGCCCAACTTTTCGGCCTCTACCGCCCGATGCACCAGCATCGTGGCGTCACCACCGTCGTCGAGCAGCATGTTCGGACCCGCGCCGTCGGGCCAATCGAGCATCTGCCCGGTGGCCCACCAGTACTCGTCGAGCGTTTCGCCTTTCCAGGCGAAGACCGGGACCCCCTGTGGGGCCTCGACGGTGCCGGACGGCCCGACGACGGTGGCGGCGGCGGCATGATCCTGCGTCGAGAGAATATTGCAGCTCGCCCAGCGCACCCGGGCGCCGAGCGCCGTCAGGGTTTCGATCAGCACGGCGGTCTGCACGGTCATGTGCAACGAACCGGAAATACGGGCACCGGTCAGCGGTTTGTTGTTCGCATACTGTTCGCGCAGAGCCATGAGGCCCGGCATCTCGTGCTCGGCGAGTTCGATTTCCTGGCGCCCGAAATGGGCAAGTGATAGATCGGCGACCCGATAAGAGAATTCAGTTGTCACGGCCAACTCCATAAATGCTCGACCACTGTCCGTACTGACGATAGGGCGACGTACCGCCCAATACAACGCAGATCAGCGGGGTAAGCAGAAAATACGACGGCAAGCAATTGGTGACACACCGTAATGTGTAGCAATTTGCGCCGATCGGTACATCGCGGGCCGGATCGGACCGCCGATATCCTGAAGATCGTTGTCAGACAGTAAAGTCGCGCCGAAATGCGGCGAACTCCGGGACGGATACCATGGTTGCACCTGCGGCAGAAATCGAACTCGGCATCATCGGCGGCAGCGGGTTGTACGACCTGGAAACGCTCGCCGGTCGCCGCGAAGTCGCGCTCACCACACCCTACGGCGACCCGAGCGACAAGATCGGGGTCGGCCTGCTCGACGGGCGACCCATCGCCTTCCTCGCCCGGCACGGCCGCGGCCACCGCTACCTGCCGACCGAGGTGCCCGCCGCGGCGAATATCCACGCGCTCAAGCAACTCGGGGTCCAGCGCATCCTCAGCATCAGCGCCGTCGGCAGTCTCCGCGACGAGATCGAGCCGAGCCATCTGGTGGTGCCCGACCAGATCATCGACCTGACTCGGCACCGCCGGTCCACCTACTTCGGAGCCGGTGCCGTCGCACACGTACCGCTGGGCGACCCCTTCTGCCCGGTGCTGCGCGCCGGGTTGACCGACGTCGCCGCGTCGACCGGTGCGACCGTGCATCGGGCGGGCACTTACGTCTGCATCGAGGGGCCGCAGTTCTCCACCAGGGCTGAATCCGAACTCTACCGGGCCTGGAGCACAGACATCATCGGCATGACCGCGGCCACCGAGGCCAAACTCGCAAGAGAGGCCGGAATCTGTTTCGCCACAATGGCATTGGTCACCGACTACGACTGCTGGCGCACTGACGGGCCGTCCGTCACCGCGGATATGGTCGCGTCGGTGATGCGGGCCAATATCGCAACGGCCAAGGACATCATCCGCAAGTTCGCCGCGTCCTCGGACGGCACGGCGCGCGACTGCGAGTGCGCCGATGCGATGCGGCACGCCGTCATGTCGGACCCCGCGGGCATACCCGGTGACACCGCGGACCGGCTCGCGCTCATCGCCGGAAAACTGCTGCGCTGACACCCTCCCCGACTCTCGAGACCGCAGGATTCGTCATGTCCGACACCGTCGACTACTCGACCGCCCCAGACCGCACCGACGACCGGCTCGCCGCCGATGTCGCCGACCTCATCCGGGCCTATCCCGATTTCCCCTCCCCCGGTGTGCTTTTCCAAGACCTCTGCCCAGTCATCGCGACTCCCACCATGACCACCCGGATCGCCAAAGCGGCGATCCGGCATTTCGCCGGCGCTTTCGACATCGTCTTGGCGGTGGAAGCACGCGGCTTCGTGTTCGGCACCGCGGTGGCGCAGGAATCGGGCAGCCCGCTGGTGCTCGCCCGCAAATCGGGAAAGCTGCCGGGGCGGGTGTACAACGTCAGCTACGACCTCGAGTACGGCCGGGCAGCGCTCGAGTTGCAATGCGATGTCCTGCCCCCGTCCGCGCGCGTCCTGCTCGTCGACGACGTCCTGGCAACCGGTGGAACACTTTCCGCCGCAGCGGAATTGGTGGAACTCGCGCACGCTACCGTGACGGGCTACGCGGTGGTCGCCACGCTCACCGAGCTCGGCGGGCCCGCCCGGCTCGGGCGATACCAGGGCTACTGCACGCTGACCTTGCCGATCGACTGACCCGACGGCGTGATCACCCGATCCTCGGTGACGATCGCGGTGACGAGATCAGCGGGTGTCACATCGAACGCCGGATTGCAGGCGGTGCTCGCCGCGGGAGCGATTCGCGCACCGCCCAATTCGAGCACCTCCGTCGCGGCACGCTCTTCTATCGGCACCTCGGCACCGCTCGGACAGGTCAGATCGATCGTCGCCTCCGGCGCGGCCACGACGAACGGGATCCCCACGCGCGCTGCGGCCAACGCGTGGCTCAGCGTGCCGACCTTGTTGACCACGTCACCGTTGGCCGCGATCCGATCCGCACCGACGACCACCGCGTCGACCCGGCCGTGCACGATCATCCCCGCAGCCGCACCGTCCACGATGACGGTGTGCGCGATCCCGGCCCGGCCGAGTTCCCACGCGGTGAGCCGGCTGCCCTGCAACAGCGGCCGGGTTTCACAGGCGTACACCAACTCCAGCTTGTTCGCCACATCCAGCGCGCCGATGACCGACAGCGCGGTACCGCATTCGACGCCGGCCAGCGCACCGGCGTTGCAATGCGTCAGAATCCGCCGGGCGCCGGCGAGCAGGTCGGTGCCGCGCGCGCCGATCGTTCGATTGGCGGTGATGTCGGCGTCTCGGACGGCCAGCGCCGCGGCCAGGATCGCGTTCGGACCGCCGTCCCGAACCGCGAGCACCTGTTCCACACCCCACGCGAGATTGACCGCGGTGGGTCGCGCCTCGGTCATGATCACGGCAGCCGCGTCGAGTGCTCGCTCGAGCGATTCGCCCCGTTCCACGGCCCGCAGCGCCGCGAGCGCCACACCGAGCGCGCCCGCCACACCGAGCGCCATCGCGCCGCGCACCGCGAGCCGGGCGATCTCGCCGGCGAGCTGCGCGGCCGTGGTCACCGTGACGACCACTTCTCGATGTGGTAGCAACGTTTGATCGAGAATGACTACTTTTCCGTCGACCCAGTCGATTGTCCGCATAGGATCACTTTCCGGCCGGGGTCGTTTTCCGTCAACAACGCGACCTCGGCCATAGCCGAACGGCCATGTCCCAGAATACTTTCGACGCACAGAGTAGACACGTTCGTCGTATTGCGCTGCCGCAGTGCGGATTATTAATGTCTATCGTGAGAAACTGCCGAAACGCAGGGGCAGTGTCTCCCGCCGATCGGAGTGAAATGACCGAGCTCAGCATCGATACGCCTCTGTCGCTTACCGCAATTCGGGATCTGGTGACCCGCGAGGAGGTGGACAACGAGCAGGTGTTGCATCTGACCGCCAATGAAACGGTGCTGTCCCCGTTCGCACAGAACGTGCTGTCCACCAAATTGGCGAACCGTTATCTGCTCGAACATCTCGATATGCGGCTGGACTCTCCGTCGCGCCTCAACAACTTCCTCTATCGCGGGCTCAACCGGGTGAACGCCATCGAGCAATCCGCGACCCAGGTGTGCCGCGAGCTCTTCGGCGCCGAATACACCGAATTCCGTTGCCTTTCCGGCTTGCACGCGATGCAGACGACCTTCGCCGCACTGTCCCAGCCCGGCGACAAGATCATGCGTATTTCCACGAAGGACGGCGGCCACTTCCTGACCGAGCTCATGTGCCGGTCGTTCGGCAGGCGGAGCACCACCTACGCGTTCCGCGACCTGTGCACCATCGACATCGAGCGGACGCGGGAGATATTCGAGCGTGAACGTCCGTCGCTGCTGTACATCGACGCCATGAACTACCTCTTCCCGTTCCCGCTGCGGGAACTCAAACAGATATGCGGCGACGTCCCGCTGATCTTCGACGCCTCGCACACCCTCGGGTTGATCGCGGGCGGGCAGTTCCAGGATCCGCTGGCCGAGGGCGCCGACATCCTGCAGGCCAACACACACAAGACCTTCTTCGGCCCGCAGAAGGGACTCATCCTCGGAAAGAGCCGCAGCCTCATGGAGCGGATCACCTACACACTCTCGAACGGCATGGTGAGCAGCCAGCACACCGCTTCGACCCTCGCGCTGTTCATCGCCCTGCACGAAATGTATGAAGACGGGCGCGAATACGCGGCGCGGGTGATCGAAAATGCCAGGCATCTGGCGGGTTTGCTCAACGAGCGCGGGATCCCCGTGCTCGCCGCGGATCGCGGATTCACCCAGAACCACATGTTTTTCATCGACACCCGGCCGCTCGGCGCCGGCCCCATGCTGGCCAAGAAGCTGCTCGACGCGAACATCTCGGTGAACCGCTCGATCGCGTTCGAGCACATCGATACATTGCGGCTCGGCGTGCAGGAGATCACGCGGCGGGGATACAGCGGCGCCGATCTCGAACGGATCGCCGGCTGGATCGAACACCTGCTGCTCCGGGACGCGAACCCGGAATCGGTCGCGCGTGATGTCGCGACATTCGTTGTCGGCAGGCAGAATATCCGATACTGCGGTAAGAGCGCAGGTCCGCGCCGCGCACCTCGCGGCAAGCCGTCACCTGCGACCCCGGCTCGGCCGCGCTGGGTCAACATCAGCCTGACGAAAGCCGACAATCGTTGTGCCCCAGAGACGGTCGAAGCCGTCCGCACGCTCGGTGCCGCCGCCGCGGTATTCGAGCACCAAACCGATTCGGCAGGCAACATCAGCGTCCGGACGAACGGTCACACCTTCGTTTCGGCGAGCGGCTCTTACCTCAAAGATCTGGCGTCGCACGATTTCGTCGAACTGGTCGACTTCGCGGACTGGACGCTCCGCTGCGAAGGCGCCGGACCGCCGTCGGCGGAGAGCTACATGCACTATCTGGTGCGAACATCGGTGGACGCCCGCTACATCGTGCACAACCACTACATCCCGGGTGACGAGATCGCGGACCTGGATGTGCTCGTCATCCCGCCCAAGGAGTACGGGAGCGTGCAGCTCGCGGAGGCCGTCGCGAAAGCGGCGCCACGCAGCCACATCATCTACATCCGGCGCCACGGACTGGTGTTCTGGAGCGATACGCTCGAGGAATGCACCGCCCTGATGGCCCAGGTTGCGAGCCGGCGGATCTGAGCCGCCCTTACCAGCCCGACACCGGATAGGTCATGACCAGCACGGCCTCGACATTGTCGGTCGTCGCCTCGTAGAAATGCGGCACGTCGGCGCCGAACACCACGAAATCGCCTGCGGCAGCGTCGCAGGGCGTGTCGACGGCGCCGACCCGCAGGCCGCCCTTGGCCACGTGCAGATGCTCCACCGTGCCGACCGTGTGCGCCGGACTGTCGATCCGGTTGCCCGCCTTACGGATTCGAATCCGCCACACCTCGACGTACACGCCGGCGCCGACGCGCTGCAAAAGTTCCTGTTTGCTGTAGTCCGGCTCGGACGTGCCGGGCCGGAGCGTGGCCCTCGACGGTGCCGTCGCGACGATGAGATCGCCGAGCGGCAGCCGCAATGCGACCGCGATGGCGGACAACGTGTCGATACGCGGATTGCCCGCACCCGATTCCAAAGTGGACAACGTTGCCTTACTGATCCCGGATTGGCGGGCGAGTTCCGCCGCCGACATGCCCCGAGCCTCCCGCATCCTGCGGATCTGTGCGCCGATGGCCGCGGCGGCACTGTCCAGCTTCGTGCTGTCTGCTAGATCGGACATCGACCACCGTTCGCTAGAATGTGCCGCTGGGCTCAATCTAACGTACCGGGCTGGGTGATTACGGTCCGGATCCGGTGGTGTCGGGCCCGGTCCGCAACGGATGACGGCTCGGTTCGGCGACGACGCGGGCGGGAACTTTCCGTGCCCCTTCGAGACTGCGGCCGACGATCGCGGAACCGACCACCAGCGCGCCGCCTATCCACTGCACCACGGTGAGCTGCTCACCGGCCACCAGCACCGCGAAAAGGGTCGAAAAGACCGGCTCTGTACAGAGAATCAAGCCGACCCGGGTGGAGCTCGTCCGGCGGGCGCCACGGAGCTGGGCGAAGAACGCGAACGACGTGCCGATCACGCCGAGATAGACGATCAGCAACCAATTCGATCCGCTCACCGCGCCGGCCAGGCGCCACATCGGCGCACCCGTCAGTACCGAGGTCGCCGTCGCCAGCAGCAGCACCACGACGAACTCGATCAGGGTGATATTCACCAGCGACTGATTCTGACCTTCGGAACTGCGGCCGAACAGGGTGATCTGCGTGGCCCTGATCATCGCCGCGGCCAGAATGATCAAATCTCCGCTCTGCGGATGGAATCCACCCTTCGACAACAGCAACAGACCGCAGCCGGCAAGCGCGGTGACCGTCGCGAGATAGACCGGAAGCGGTTGTGCCCGGCGACTGAGCACACGCTCGAGGACCGGCACGAGCACCACGGAAACGGTGATCAGAAAGCCGGAGTTGGCGGCCGAGGTATGCAGTACGCCAATTGTTTCCAAGATCAGAATGCCGTACAGCATGAACCCGAACGCGATGCCGTTGCGCACCTCGGACGAGGTGAGCTGAGGCAGCGTGCGTAATGCGAGCAGCGCGATGACCGGTATCGCCGCCGCGAAACGCAGCGCGAGAAAGCCGGCCGCGGGCACCGCGCTGCCTACCGTCTGCATAACGACGTAGCTGGAACCCCAGGTGATCGCCACCAGCAAGATGGACAGATCCGTCAGGGCCACCATCGACCCTGGTTGTGACGCGTCCCCACCCCGCATCGTGGTACACCGTTCCCTCGATCGCCAAAGGTTTGCCACCCTCGACTGCCGTACAGCATATTAGGCTGAATCGTACAGTTTGTTACGCCCGGCGCTCTGCCCCCAATTCCGGTGTCAGCGGTAAGTTGTACTGCCTGCTGCGACCTCGTGCACCCTTGCGACTGTCCAGTCGCATAGGTCACACTGACTATCGGACATGCAGCGCGGAATGTTCAGGTCACTCGGGCCGCTGCGATCATCGCTCGTCGGCGGACCAGATCATCATGG
This genomic stretch from Nocardia brasiliensis ATCC 700358 harbors:
- the mtnP gene encoding S-methyl-5'-thioadenosine phosphorylase translates to MVAPAAEIELGIIGGSGLYDLETLAGRREVALTTPYGDPSDKIGVGLLDGRPIAFLARHGRGHRYLPTEVPAAANIHALKQLGVQRILSISAVGSLRDEIEPSHLVVPDQIIDLTRHRRSTYFGAGAVAHVPLGDPFCPVLRAGLTDVAASTGATVHRAGTYVCIEGPQFSTRAESELYRAWSTDIIGMTAATEAKLAREAGICFATMALVTDYDCWRTDGPSVTADMVASVMRANIATAKDIIRKFAASSDGTARDCECADAMRHAVMSDPAGIPGDTADRLALIAGKLLR
- a CDS encoding cation:proton antiporter codes for the protein MSLSRGDFASLFIALIIILVAAHLGAQICAKLRQPPVIGEILGGLFLGPTVFGQVAPGVASQLFPADGVVHAGIQMLNEFGLLLLMFLAGREVMTYRNPGKQRTVAALAAAGLVIPMVLGVGVALALDHADYSGPHGTDATFALIFGIAFAVTSIPVISRIMLDLGLLNTSFARVVLAVALLEDVVLYVALAVTFSLVQGDQKTFGLGSLLQLHGTGAMAYQVIVSLVFITALLLAGKWLFNRLAASKANLMEKANPIAFRLVFALALVLSCVFLGINAIFGALLAGIASSDVIAPQSNQDGESTPGAGAWDTIKDFSLAFFIPIYFAGVGMQLDLARNFDLVFFAAFLLTATAVKGLSIWAAARAVGESNRHAKNFAVALNARGGPGIVLATVTLSAGLINEEFFTSIVVLSIVTSSLAGMWLDYAFPRTPRPPLLATASNHAAATSDNGAAATHDGTGAADHVVGAEEAPGPKS
- the ahcY gene encoding adenosylhomocysteinase, whose protein sequence is MELAVTTEFSYRVADLSLAHFGRQEIELAEHEMPGLMALREQYANNKPLTGARISGSLHMTVQTAVLIETLTALGARVRWASCNILSTQDHAAAATVVGPSGTVEAPQGVPVFAWKGETLDEYWWATGQMLDWPDGAGPNMLLDDGGDATMLVHRAVEAEKLGAVPDPGAERSADDEVIDALLRASLAAHPRKWTDLAAGIRGVTEETTTGVHRLYQMANSGALLFPAVNVNDSVTKSKFDNRYGIRHSLIDGINRGTDVLIGGKVAVVCGYGDVGKGCAEALHGQGARVVVVEIDPICALQAVMDGFQVATLDDVVGFADIFVTATGNVDVITAGHLSAMKHQAIVGNIGHFDNEIDMAGLARIAGVRKENIKPQVDKWVFPDGHAVLVLSEGRLLNLGNATGHPSFVMSNSFANQVLAQIELFTKSAQYPVGVYTLPKRLDEMVARLHLPALGARLSTLTPRQSDYLDIPIEGPYKSEQYRY
- a CDS encoding adenosyl-fluoride synthase, with the translated sequence MSDLGITDDSVAQCKGLMLSVCPDVTIVDICHTMQPWDVEEGARYIVDLPRLFPEGTVFATTTYPATGTTARSVALRIAHASKGGARGQWAGSGAGFERKEGSYIYIAPNNGLLTTVIKEHGYLEAYEVSSPEVIPEQPEPTFYSREMVALPSAHLAAGFPLEKVGRRLADDEIVRFERKDPELVADHDLVGYVTNIDHPFGNVWTNIHRTDLEKLGVGYGTKLRITLDGVLPFELPLSPTFADAGEIGAAVAYLSSRGYLALARNAASLAYPYNLKAGISVQVKVG
- a CDS encoding LuxE bioluminescence protein, with the translated sequence MTTHAKVTVIDSIRAIDDLIHQRDDAFTLAGAELNELRDELMRAAVRHHWQHCASYRRYAEANEWSLSRLDLPGFIESLPLIPASVFKRHDVSSCAPEKVVQVCTSSGTRGTKSRIYRDGTTLERFVGSIDQGSRLALPNPDIERQLFVLGPDTGEAGDLWFSYVLSIVDLLHPTRFFVTAGIFRIDEVIDALLDESVERPVVIGPPVLVRDLATALRERGIDPGLGARNGLVITAGGWKRANATAMSRRDFEEFVTAAFGLAGDAPIRDCYNAVELNTVLFECRFRAKHVPAWLHTSARDPATMRPLPPGEVGVLAFCDASPTSYPGFVATDDLGSVSREGSCPCGNDSAVLTVVRRIATAETRGCALRLDAEVIR
- a CDS encoding adenine phosphoribosyltransferase → MSDTVDYSTAPDRTDDRLAADVADLIRAYPDFPSPGVLFQDLCPVIATPTMTTRIAKAAIRHFAGAFDIVLAVEARGFVFGTAVAQESGSPLVLARKSGKLPGRVYNVSYDLEYGRAALELQCDVLPPSARVLLVDDVLATGGTLSAAAELVELAHATVTGYAVVATLTELGGPARLGRYQGYCTLTLPID
- a CDS encoding ferredoxin, producing the protein MRVWIERALCQGAELCCEHAAAVFATDDEYVAYVKADVGADCAHKALLVPGEHEEQVRRAEAECPSRCINIID